One window of the Haloarcula halobia genome contains the following:
- a CDS encoding potassium channel family protein, producing MASLPLEILMGIYLGLLVGVIPALVSWALGFGFKYFTGVTLPGFPVALLAIALAGVSGGLLALADQSITQLPNAERIVTAILLVGMVSMYAHSKGDKMGAEFPKRLSLEKLRDRRISTDVIEMMGGRDEVRIRVVGEVADMEGYPPLSEPLRAEVRGSEWTFPADLRIGELEARLADRLKTEFDLGDVSVSVDERGRATVVAAPPFSGLSKRVGTGRHAVSVDALLPTGLARNDEVTILTTDAQIRGTVVSAWCGEPDAAVETPAEPETPDEPEVDGVEQPPVPVRAPTTTGGEGRLTVAVTRTDVQPLLRAAEPKVVVEPRGVRREYELVSLLRRAGNRFRKLSVRAGGALDGTTLGEAGIRGTYGVGVLAVRKQGGWTVGPGGDTAVEAGDELYAVGARDDLEAFAEGVA from the coding sequence ATGGCTTCCCTTCCGCTCGAAATTCTCATGGGAATCTATCTGGGGTTGCTCGTGGGCGTCATCCCGGCGCTCGTCTCGTGGGCGCTCGGGTTCGGGTTCAAGTACTTCACCGGGGTGACGCTCCCCGGATTCCCGGTGGCCCTGCTCGCCATCGCGCTGGCGGGCGTCAGCGGGGGACTCCTGGCGCTCGCGGACCAGTCGATAACGCAGTTGCCGAACGCGGAGCGCATCGTCACGGCGATACTGCTCGTCGGAATGGTGTCGATGTACGCCCACAGCAAGGGCGACAAGATGGGTGCCGAGTTCCCCAAGCGACTCTCGCTCGAGAAGTTGCGCGACCGGCGCATCTCGACCGACGTCATCGAGATGATGGGCGGGCGAGACGAGGTCCGCATCCGGGTCGTCGGCGAAGTGGCCGACATGGAGGGGTACCCGCCACTTTCCGAGCCGCTCCGGGCGGAGGTTCGGGGCAGCGAGTGGACCTTCCCGGCCGACCTCAGGATCGGCGAACTCGAGGCCCGGCTGGCAGACCGGCTCAAGACCGAGTTCGACCTGGGCGACGTCTCCGTCTCCGTCGACGAGCGGGGGCGGGCAACCGTGGTCGCCGCCCCACCGTTCTCCGGGCTCTCGAAGCGCGTCGGGACCGGTCGCCACGCCGTCTCCGTCGACGCGCTGTTGCCGACCGGGCTGGCGCGAAACGACGAGGTGACGATTCTGACGACGGACGCGCAGATCCGGGGGACCGTCGTCAGCGCGTGGTGTGGCGAGCCCGACGCGGCCGTCGAGACGCCGGCGGAACCCGAAACGCCCGACGAACCGGAGGTCGACGGCGTCGAGCAACCGCCCGTGCCGGTCCGCGCGCCGACGACGACCGGCGGCGAGGGTCGACTCACCGTCGCGGTCACCCGGACGGACGTCCAGCCGCTGTTGCGGGCCGCCGAACCGAAGGTGGTCGTCGAGCCCCGCGGCGTCCGCCGGGAGTACGAACTCGTCTCGCTCCTGCGGCGCGCCGGGAACCGGTTCCGTAAACTCAGCGTCCGCGCCGGCGGCGCCCTCGACGGGACCACCCTCGGCGAGGCCGGCATCCGCGGGACCTACGGCGTCGGCGTCCTGGCAGTCAGGAAACAGGGGGGCTGGACGGTGGGGCCCGGCGGCGACACCGCCGTCGAGGCCGGCGACGAGCTGTACGCGGTCGGGGCGCGCGACGATCTCGAGGCGTTCGCGGAGGGGGTGGCGTGA
- a CDS encoding potassium transporter TrkA, producing the protein MTGPVILQSGGATAMLLQEGAELLGLGIAVATVSGLVALLYRWYVREHVPNGLAVLFGLTVVALYLGTTTALGQVIGGEEGVLQLRAVLPNLAAFAVGGVASYAGLKIGDRLGTDLFVTAGGRQVEADVSEIVQTVGRVTSVKLPEEIDDIVGYDPMPEATKETLENRRFLFPRRLTRDELRSRLVSRLKADYGVGHVDVELDDGGTVTYLAIGSRAAGIGPTLPPSTNAVAIRADPANAASAGDLVQVWGTDPPRRLLTGELRGVAGETVTVAIDAAETPKVDQTERYRLVTLPVEDRPDREFASLLRAADETMGTVTVGPGSALDGATVDSVDATVVAITQDGTTPRTIPASGESLSAGDVLYLIAKPAALRSIETAAEGTATDAGVDAPPEVSPATDPGGDGDLPDGADDGGKQTGGTEPADDDTPTDPTDGATPDASVAADVATGAAADAETADDTGGTVPPDADAGDAPATERDAGDVPATELEIGDVDGAGAREPTDGDGPESADTDDDREPADGGPDASDESTPGPDDGHAGGEDSTDPPTEEGGVVGADEDVAPGADGDDDTDPLEDDGFGSLTDEAGDEAVDIDDFLTSSADVEVWDPEDRLPSDDEERDAADTDAAGGKETGGAADETPENGVADEQADGEDEEEDAADDATDTGER; encoded by the coding sequence GTGACGGGGCCCGTGATCCTCCAGAGCGGCGGCGCCACCGCGATGTTGCTCCAGGAGGGGGCCGAGCTGCTGGGGCTGGGCATCGCCGTCGCCACCGTCTCGGGACTCGTCGCGCTCCTCTATCGCTGGTACGTCCGCGAACACGTCCCGAACGGGCTGGCCGTGCTCTTTGGCCTGACCGTCGTCGCGCTGTACCTCGGGACGACGACGGCGCTCGGGCAGGTCATCGGTGGCGAGGAGGGCGTGCTCCAGTTGCGTGCGGTCCTGCCGAACCTCGCCGCGTTCGCCGTCGGCGGCGTCGCCTCGTACGCCGGGCTGAAGATCGGTGACCGACTCGGGACGGACCTCTTCGTGACGGCGGGCGGGCGGCAGGTCGAGGCCGACGTCAGTGAGATCGTCCAGACGGTCGGGCGCGTCACCTCGGTCAAGCTCCCAGAAGAGATAGACGACATCGTCGGGTACGACCCGATGCCCGAGGCGACCAAGGAGACCCTCGAGAACCGGCGGTTCCTCTTTCCCCGCCGGCTGACCAGAGACGAGCTCCGGAGCCGACTGGTCTCGCGGCTGAAGGCCGACTACGGCGTCGGCCACGTCGACGTCGAACTCGACGACGGCGGGACGGTGACCTACCTCGCCATCGGGTCGCGGGCGGCCGGCATCGGCCCGACGCTGCCGCCCTCGACCAACGCCGTCGCCATCCGGGCCGACCCGGCCAACGCCGCCAGCGCCGGCGACCTGGTGCAGGTCTGGGGGACCGACCCGCCGCGGCGACTCCTGACGGGCGAGCTGCGCGGCGTCGCCGGCGAGACGGTCACCGTCGCCATCGACGCGGCCGAGACGCCGAAGGTCGACCAGACCGAACGCTACCGCCTCGTGACCCTGCCCGTCGAGGACCGTCCCGACCGCGAGTTCGCCTCGCTCCTGCGGGCCGCCGACGAGACGATGGGTACCGTCACCGTCGGCCCCGGGAGCGCCCTGGACGGCGCGACGGTCGACAGCGTCGACGCGACGGTCGTCGCGATAACCCAGGACGGGACTACGCCGCGGACGATTCCCGCTTCCGGCGAGTCGCTGTCGGCCGGCGACGTCCTCTATCTCATCGCGAAACCGGCGGCACTCAGGAGCATCGAGACGGCCGCCGAGGGCACGGCGACGGACGCCGGCGTGGACGCGCCCCCCGAAGTGTCACCAGCCACCGACCCGGGAGGTGACGGCGACCTCCCGGACGGGGCGGACGACGGCGGAAAGCAAACGGGCGGAACCGAACCGGCGGACGACGACACTCCCACGGACCCGACGGACGGCGCGACGCCGGACGCGAGTGTGGCCGCCGATGTGGCGACCGGTGCGGCGGCCGACGCCGAAACGGCAGACGACACCGGCGGGACGGTGCCGCCGGACGCCGACGCCGGGGACGCCCCGGCCACGGAGCGCGATGCCGGGGACGTCCCGGCCACTGAACTCGAGATCGGAGATGTGGACGGCGCCGGCGCTCGCGAACCAACCGACGGCGACGGCCCCGAATCGGCCGACACGGACGACGACCGGGAGCCGGCCGACGGCGGCCCCGACGCGAGCGACGAATCGACGCCGGGACCGGACGACGGGCACGCCGGCGGCGAAGACAGTACCGACCCCCCGACGGAGGAAGGTGGCGTGGTCGGGGCCGACGAAGACGTCGCTCCCGGGGCCGACGGAGACGACGACACCGACCCGCTCGAGGACGACGGCTTCGGTTCGCTGACGGACGAGGCGGGCGACGAGGCCGTCGACATCGACGACTTCCTCACCTCCTCGGCCGACGTCGAGGTCTGGGACCCGGAGGACCGCCTGCCGTCGGACGACGAGGAGCGCGACGCTGCCGACACCGACGCCGCCGGAGGCAAGGAGACGGGCGGCGCTGCCGACGAGACGCCCGAGAACGGCGTGGCCGATGAGCAAGCCGACGGCGAGGACGAGGAGGAGGACGCGGCCGACGACGCGACCGACACCGGGGAACGCTGA
- a CDS encoding ubiquitin-like small modifier protein 1, with the protein MEWKLFAHLRDVAGGESVTVDVEGGATVEAALEALLAARPGLREEVLDEGGDLAPHIHVLVDGEDPFAGGDGFETVVDPGTELALFPPVSGG; encoded by the coding sequence ATGGAGTGGAAACTGTTCGCACACCTGCGCGACGTCGCCGGCGGCGAGTCGGTCACCGTCGACGTCGAGGGCGGCGCCACCGTCGAGGCGGCGCTGGAGGCGCTCCTCGCGGCCCGCCCGGGGTTGCGCGAGGAGGTCCTCGACGAGGGTGGCGACCTGGCGCCACACATCCACGTGCTCGTCGACGGCGAGGACCCGTTCGCCGGCGGCGACGGCTTCGAGACGGTCGTCGACCCCGGGACGGAACTGGCCCTGTTCCCCCCTGTCAGCGGCGGCTAG
- a CDS encoding GNAT family N-acetyltransferase, with amino-acid sequence MSPRVRQAGHEDSDDVAAFTADVWPDREMVDYVPDAFDWWVDSDGPDQRTVVAEAADGSVVGVCQGLLLSDTEAWLQGMRIAPDHRGSGHGLAMVEDLFEWARDGGATVARNMVFSWNDAGLGQSVAAGFEPTCEFRWVHPEPRDADPAMAVASDPAAAWSYWTRSDARTALSGLALDPGRSWALSELTRATLARLADEAAVFAVKAAGTRGMACRVRTTEDPAGDGSLAEYAVGAWADADAAAALFDAIRSDAAALGVERTRVLIPETPRHVAEAAFARAGISEWPDFVLTADLTGT; translated from the coding sequence ATGTCACCACGGGTTCGCCAGGCAGGCCACGAGGACTCCGACGACGTGGCCGCCTTCACCGCCGACGTCTGGCCGGACCGCGAGATGGTCGACTACGTCCCCGACGCGTTCGACTGGTGGGTCGACAGCGACGGCCCGGACCAGCGGACCGTCGTCGCCGAGGCCGCCGACGGGTCGGTGGTGGGCGTCTGCCAGGGCCTCCTGCTCTCTGATACCGAGGCCTGGTTACAGGGGATGCGGATCGCCCCCGACCACCGGGGCAGTGGGCACGGTCTGGCGATGGTCGAGGACCTCTTCGAGTGGGCGCGGGACGGCGGTGCGACGGTCGCCCGGAACATGGTGTTCTCGTGGAACGACGCCGGCCTCGGGCAGTCGGTCGCCGCGGGCTTCGAGCCGACCTGCGAGTTCCGGTGGGTCCACCCCGAACCCCGTGACGCCGACCCGGCGATGGCCGTCGCGTCCGACCCGGCGGCGGCCTGGTCGTACTGGACCCGCAGCGACGCCCGGACGGCGCTGTCCGGGTTGGCGCTGGATCCGGGCCGGAGCTGGGCGCTCTCGGAGCTGACCCGGGCGACGCTCGCCCGACTGGCCGACGAGGCGGCCGTCTTCGCGGTCAAAGCGGCGGGGACGCGGGGCATGGCCTGCCGGGTCCGGACCACCGAGGACCCCGCGGGCGACGGGTCGCTGGCCGAGTACGCCGTCGGTGCGTGGGCGGACGCCGACGCCGCGGCGGCGCTGTTCGACGCGATTCGCAGCGACGCCGCGGCGCTGGGCGTCGAGCGGACGCGGGTGCTGATCCCGGAGACCCCGCGACACGTGGCCGAGGCGGCGTTCGCCCGCGCCGGCATCAGCGAGTGGCCGGACTTCGTGCTCACGGCGGACCTGACAGGAACCTAG